The sequence TTGCCAAAGCTCAGTCAAGTCACTACAGTCTGAATAAAGTGTGGTGAAAAGTACAACTGTCCCTCTGAAATGCATTTagtacagggttagggttagattagATTGGAAATATGACAGTGTCAGTTCCCCAGTACTGTTCTTACTTTACTTGAAAACTTGAGCAAATGTACTCTGCACCTCTGAAAAGAAACAGGGCCTACAGTCATCCCAAATTGTATTGCACTAGGCCATGTGCACAAATCACAGAGAAACTTAAATACACTGTACATTCACTTTTGAGCACCACCAACACGCTCAAGTCCTTGTTGCTGTCTGACCTGTATTGGACCTGGGTTAGAAGGTTATTGTAATGAGTTTCAATCTTTGGCACAAAAACATTACTTTCAGTCTGCTCTGAATGTGGGTGGGATTTTTGGTATTAAATTTCTCCATATTCTCTGAGTTTTGAAAAAACCCAAAGACAACATTTAATCTTGATTAAAGGCTGGATTGGATCAGAAAGTCCAAGTCCAGATCTTGACTCTTGACTCTCTATTTGGGGACATTATCTCAGTATCCCAACTTGCTTGGTTAAATTGGGTTTAATATTTACTCTACAGATTCACTCTGAGGGCAGTGATTGATGGTCATGTTTATCCCAATGGGGTGGGGAAGAACAAAAAGGAAGCCAAACAAAATGCTGCTAAACAGGCTCTGATCGGCTTGAAGCTGCAAGATCCAGTTGACTCCGTGAGATTAACTTTACTCATTTCCTGAAATAGTGCATGTTTATATCTCTGTGTTTAAAAAGTGAAagactgtgtgctgtgtgtggttCCTGTGCATGTTGGCTATTGTCTTGGCAGGTGGAAACTTCAGTGGAAAATAACAGCGCACCACTTTATCAGAGAAGTGTCAGTCAACCCAACTTAATATGCTGGCTCAATGAACATGGTCACAAAAACAGGATCACCATAAAAGCTGTGGAGTCAACCAGAATGGGCCCAAATAACACAACTCAGTAAGTCTCTCCTCTGTAGCCCACTAGTTTTGTCTTGGCTCTGTTGTCATTGTTTGAAAGGGCACTAAATACGATTTTTGTGCCATTAGATGCTGTTACTTTGTGGTTGGCGGTAAGGAATACCCATCTGCCTATGGGAGAACAAAAAAGGAAGCAAAGGAGGAAGCAGCCAGGCTTgtatataatgaaatatttggCAGTCAAACTACAGGTGTAAGTCATGGTGCACACTGATAGAGCTCTTTCTCTGTCTAGTTTTGCATGCCTTAATATAACATTGCCGTAATAGTCTGAATCATGTTGCTGGCCATTGTGGGTGTAAAAAAATGGATTATAAAGCAAAATTTGGGGTGTCACACTCACCACAGGCCACACAACAGTGAATGAGTCATAATGAAagcatattttgtcattttcaagacTGCAGATGAGAATGAGAGCAGTACATCAGGTCAACCAAATGGGCAACTGAATGACAGTGTTTCCAGCATCAGGTGAGTAGAAACAGCCACAGTACACTGCCTCATTTGGATTTCttaatcactgcaaaaacaacaacaacaacaacaacaacaacaacaaacaacaacacagatatAGAATTGGGTAGAATCGGCTGGGGCCTGAGGTTCATGGCAAGTTGGATTATTTCCGGCTGGTTCGCCTTGCCAAGGCAGAAGCTGCTGTAAACACCTGATGCACGGCTAACAGGAAATATTTTCGGATGTCATATGACTTATTCAACAGTCTGGCAACATTAATGCACCTGATTATCTGACATAACTCTAAGTAAATGAGCTGGTTTCCCCCTTAATGTTATCGTGACCTAATGTGGAAGATACCACTAATAATGGTTTGTAAAATTTGTCACAaacaattttcacttttgttcAAATCACAATTGAAGATAGCGTCCAGTGCCAGTATTTTTAATAATGCTTGTTTTGTCGCAAAGGAGCTGTCAATTAAACCCATTATCAACTGTAGATTCTACGTGCTGTTAacagtcactgtgtgtttttactcaGTTTGTCACCTAATTTCACAGATTTTAATCAGTATGTGATTTTTCTGTTATTGCAgtgataaaatgacaaaaatgaatatGAGCTCTAAAGAAACAAATTTCATTGGAATTATCAACCACTACTGTCAGAAGACAAATCGCCACCATGACTTCATGTTAGTGAGAAAAACTGGTCTGTCCCATTGCCCGATGTAAGTATGACTGAACCCCTATAGAGCCTGAATAGATGCTGTAGACACAATATCCTAATGCTAGATTGATGAGAAAGTATATGATGTTGAAATCATAACATGATCATCATATTAAacacctcttcctccctgtgGTGCACAGATTTTTCTACAAAGTTGTAATTGACGGCAAGGAGTACCCTGAAGGTGAGGGTAAGACTGCCAAGGAAGCCAAGCAAAACGCAGCTCACCTGGCCTACGAAACTCTTCAGGAACAATCCGACTGGAACAGCCAGGTATTTATTACTGCCAATCCCCTttatcagtatgtttttaattGATATGTGGCCTCAGTAGATCATTTACGAGGAAAGTGCACGGAAATTCATGAGCAGTCATCCAGATTTGCTGCTGTAGAGATCCACAGTCAccagcatttctgtttttgaaaaccCTCTccaatagaaaaaagaaaattgcactGCATCTCTTTAATTCATAGGTGTAACCTTATTGTGAAGTAATGCTGTTAGGCAGCGTTGACATTTTTAGCATTTGTGAAGCATCAAATAACAACCACTAAAACTTTTGACAGAGCAAAGCTAAATCTTCTTCTAATGGACTTCATCACCTCTCAAGGTTTAAAACATGCTGGGTGCCAAATGTCCTGTGTGAATCCCCCCTCTCGTTCCATGTTAGGGTGCAGATCTTTTGTAATGGCCAAACACCTTTTTGTGTCTTCAGGTGTCCTTCAGGTCAGCTGCGTCTGAAGATGGTACACCATCCAGTTTCTCAAGACCGCAGAGCACATGGTAAGGCATTAATTAAGACAAGAAATAGGACAGATAATAGAGTTTGGTGTGAGAATGCTCTTTTAATCTCATTAATTTTATTCTCCAAGGGAGTCCACTGATGAAACACCACAAAGCATGGCAACATCCGACTCATCTAATCCTTTCAGGGTTCAGGTGTGTTACTGCATTTAATAATCCTTATCTTATGCAATAGGGAAATTCCACCCTCAGATACCCCTAATGGTGTTTCATATTATCCGTTGGTGACACATTGTGCATTCCAGGAGTTTGTGATTTCCTACATGGAAATCACAATAGGTGTAGCAATAGTGTTTTAGGAGTGAGAAAATGTGAGTCGTGTCCCTGATGTCCCTTTTTTTGGCACGTCCAAACTTGGAATCATTTGAAAAgtataaataattattttagaaTTGTTCAATAGCCTGTCATCACACCGTTTCTctcagtttaagaaaaaaaaaaaggaaaagtcactaatttcactcacacactgctcagcTGTAATAAAAACCAGCCAAACAGtttacacagacagaaacagagctaGTTTGGCTTGGCATAATATTAGTGCAGGCTTGCGGTGATGTTCAAATTGTGAATCTGGtgctgactcttttttttttttttttttttttttaaaccacaccCCCATTTTTTATTCCTGATTCAGGTTCTTTAAACACTCACAGGGAATCAACAAAGCAGATCATTTGGGCTAAAGTCTGTGCCtgagaaaaaagtgttttattagTGGAAAATAAACTCTTCATCTTACTTGTTCCTTTATTCTATATGCTTGTAAAACGTAGCACTATTTTTgatatgtttgcatttcttCCTCCATTAACAAAGGAACCAAAACCTGATGTGAAGCCTAGAAGAAGGTGAGTCATTTTTTTAGAtagaaaatatgtgttttaggttcatctccttttttaaattaacatccTGTGTAGAATACCCGGCGAAGGGTGCAGAGGAAAGACAGCAAGTACACATGGTTGTATGGCAACATAaatcaataatatttttttttttagaaaagacTGTGTACATTATGAAGCgcataaaataaaagagaaatagATATTCTGTAGAACTAACAATTATTCCTGatcctttttctttgttttgctagTCTTGCAGCGAATTTCCAGAATGCACAAGGAAAGAGCAAAGAGGTAGGACCACAGatcactgaaataactttaactttttaagcattttaaaCTCCATATTTTCTCATTACATGATTCTCTAAGGATGGGATGATTCCAGATTTAAAAGTAAACAGGAATATCAAAAAAACACCCAGTGAGAATCCGTCTACCCACCTCGTAATCTCAAGGTATGGAAAACTTTCAATTATGctggcattgtgtttttttttttgttttgttgcctcCACATCacataaatgttaatatttccaTAGGTTCACATCAGAATTTGACTCCATTGAGCGCCTTGGCAGAGGAGGCTTCGGTCGTGTGTACAAGGCGAGACGAAAACTTGAAGAGAGGTTTTTCGCTGTAAAGATCGTCCGCTTTAAAGAGTAAGTCTGGGATACAACACTGTTACATACTGATATACAACAAGTGTGAATAACTGACCTATTTTATTACAGAAAAGCTCGACGAGAGGTGGGGGCGCTGGCTGAGTTCCAGCATCCTAACATCGTGCGATACTACACAGCTTGGAC is a genomic window of Myripristis murdjan chromosome 15, fMyrMur1.1, whole genome shotgun sequence containing:
- the eif2ak2 gene encoding interferon-induced, double-stranded RNA-activated protein kinase, producing MDGDNYVGRLNEYAQKTCSVLLFEDLGSDGPDHSKTFTLRAVIDGHVYPNGVGKNKKEAKQNAAKQALIGLKLQDPVDSVETSVENNSAPLYQRSVSQPNLICWLNEHGHKNRITIKAVESTRMGPNNTTQCCYFVVGGKEYPSAYGRTKKEAKEEAARLVYNEIFGSQTTGTADENESSTSGQPNGQLNDSVSSISDKMTKMNMSSKETNFIGIINHYCQKTNRHHDFMLVRKTGLSHCPIFFYKVVIDGKEYPEGEGKTAKEAKQNAAHLAYETLQEQSDWNSQVSFRSAASEDGTPSSFSRPQSTWESTDETPQSMATSDSSNPFRVQEPKPDVKPRRSLAANFQNAQGKSKEDGMIPDLKVNRNIKKTPSENPSTHLVISRFTSEFDSIERLGRGGFGRVYKARRKLEERFFAVKIVRFKEKARREVGALAEFQHPNIVRYYTAWTEPSEYKSDSSSESDSTSQSSSDSSAQYLYIQMELCDKKTLKVWIDEKNTQRRDHKRREEGLVIMKQIVNGVVYIHSKRLLHRDLKPANIMFGREGEVKIGDFGLVTTEDNESDENLIERTKRTGTKSYMAPEQKSHSTYDRKVDIFALGLIYFEVLCNISTHQERAKIWDDIRGQKLPTGFSLKFPQEHKLITSMLCAMPEDRPEASKVKTELELISLALDREHIMKLDNRTV